Below is a window of Flavobacterium sp. CFS9 DNA.
AGAACAGAGTATACCAGTATTGAGATTAAAGATCAAAACACAAGAAATATTTTGATCGATAGTACCTATACAAGACTATTTCCATCTGTAAATTTAAGCTATGGTCTTTCAGACAAAACAACAGCTCAGTTAAATTACAGCCAGCGTATCAACAGACCTAATTTATTTCAGTTGAACCCTTTTCCGGAACTTCAGGACTTTAACTCGCGTATTTTTGGAAACATCAGACTTGTACCTTCTATAACAGATGGTATCGAATTAGGTATTTTAAGCAAAACCAAAAAATGGGTACTTAATCCATCTGTGTATTACTCGAAGACCAAAAACAATTTTCAATATTTCACTTCGCAAAATGAAGACGATGTTTTTGAAACCGTTTTAATCAATCTTGATGAAGAATCACGATTTGGAGTAGAACTTTCAGCACAGTATGCTCCGGCAAAATGGCTGTCTTTAAATGCAGTAATTAACGCTTATAGTTTTGATCAGAAAGGAAGTGTAGGAACAACGAATCTGGATTATTCTAATGAAACCTGGACTGCAACTTTATTAGGCCAGGTTAAGTTTCCTAAAAATTTTACATTACAAAGTAAATTCGAATATCAGGCACCGGTAAGTGATGCTCAGACAAGAACCAAGTCATTTTACTATCTGAATATGGCTTTAGGAAAGTCGCTGTTTAATAATAATGGAACATTAACACTGGGAGTGAGTAATATTTTTAATACCCGAAAAACAAGAGAAACAACCGTTGGAAGTGATTTTGTTGTAAACCAGATGACCAATTTTAATGCAGCGAGATGGAACCTTAATTTCAACTATAGATTTAATAAAGCTAAAAGTAGAAAAGAACATAAAAGTAACAGAGAATAACACCTTTACCATTGCTACATCTTAAAAAAACAAACTATGTATTCAATTCAGAAAATACAGATATTTTTACTGCATTTTGCAGGAGGAAGTTGCTACTCTTTTGATTTCCTGAAGAACTATATTCAGAATAGTTTTGAATATCATGCCTTAGAACTTCCGGGCAGAGGAAAAAGAAATCTCGAAAGACATCTTCATAAAAAAACAGATGCCATAGACGATTATGTGTCACAAATTAAAAGATTGAGAAACACTAACCAACCCTATATTATCTATGGTCATAGTATGGGGGCAACTTTAGGATTGTCGGTTGCAAAAAAAATGGAAGAGCAGCTGGATCCGCCCCATATATTAATTGTTTCGGGTAACCCGGGGCCAGGTGCTTCTTATAATGATAAAGTGAGACATTCCTTAGGCGATTCTGAATTTAAAGAAGAGTTGAGATCCCTGGGAGGAGTTCCGGAGGAAATACTCGAAGATGAAGATCTCTACAATTATTTCAGTCCTATCATGAGAGCCGATTTTGAAATTTTGGAAAAAAACAAACTTTCCGAAGTAGGTCTTGTAATTAATACTCCAATTTTTGCCGTGATGGGAGATCAGGAAGAAACGGCCAAAGACATTCAGAACTGGGAACTATATACCAGTGGAAAATTTGACTATCAGGTACTGCCCGGAAATCATTTCTTTATTCACAGTCAGGTAAAAACATTGGCGAAAATTATTAGTGAATGCGCTGCTTATTCAGCAGTGTGTACCTAACAGAAGCCAGGTAAAAGCCAAAAGATAAGTGTGTATTTGTAATCTTCAAAAGAGAATATGCACTTATTGTTCTGTTTTCGCGAAAGCTAAATCATCCCACCGGAAACTAAATCAGTAAAATAGAAACTCCTGCGTAGTGGGGCCGGGGACTATTTACCATTTTATTAAAAAACAGCTATGAAAAACAATATATCAGAAATTAGCGACTTTAAACTCATACCTTTAAGACCCTTGATAGGATACTCTTTACTGGCTATAGTTTCAGGATTGTCGGGATTTGCATTTATCACCATAATTAATAAAATTATAAGCAACTCTATAACCTCAACCGAAACAGTATCCATGCAAAATTATCTGTACCTTTTTGCAGGAACTATTGCTGTATTTTTTGTTTCGCGCAGATGGTTATCAGAAGGCATTATTCGATTGTCTCAAAAAATATACTGGGACATTAGAAAAGATGTAATAAAATTAATTCTTAAAGCACCTTACAGAAAACTTCAGGAATACAAAGAGGAAGTATATACGACATTGGCGACAGACGTAAATCATATTTCAAATGCTTCCTTAATGATTATTACCTTTTTTTCTTCGATTATTTTAATACTCGCCTGTTTGGTTTATATGGCATTTTTGTCTTTAAAACTATTCGCAGTCAGTCTTGCTGTTATTGCAGTAGGAGTATGCATATATACGCTGAGGGCAAAAACCAGTAATCGACAAATAAAAGAAGTAAGGGAGCTGGAAAAAGTCTTTATCGGAATTTTTAACAGCATTCTGAACGGAGCCAAAGAAATTAACATCAATAGCGATAAAGGAACTCAGATTTACGATCAGAAAGTAATGAAAATTGCCACAACCGGCGAAGAAAAATATGTTACGGCACTTTTAAAGTATCTAAATAGCGAGATAATAAGTCAGTTATTATTTTATAGCCTCATTACATTTATTCTGGTGTTTGCTGGATCAGTTTTTCAAACGCCTACAGCAATCAAAATAAACTTCATTTTTGTTTTATTGTATTTAATGGGACCTATTGTAAGTGTAATGTCAATTATTCCGGTAATGAACAGAGCTTTGGTATCCCTGAAAAAAATGGAAAAGCTAAAAAAAGAACTTACCGAACTTGAAAAATTGAAAGAGGTTGATGATAAAGAAGAATACAAAGATTTTTCAAATTTAAAAATACGAAACTATGCCTTTTCTTTTGGAGAAAATCAATTCTCAGTCGGGCCAATTAACTTCGACATTAAAAGAAACGAGATTGTCTTTGTATACGGAGGAAACGGAGAAGGAAAAACAACTTTTATTAACACTGTCTTAAATCTCTACGATTTAGATAATGGAGAAGCTTATATCGACGGGGAATTAGTTCCGCTAAAAGAATTAGAGAAAATAAAAAACCTTTTTGCTCCTGTTTTTAGTGATTTTTATTTGTTTGATGAATTCTACGGAATAACAAATGTGGATTATGATAAAATAAATAAATATTTGAAATTGTTTGAGTTAGAAGGAAAAGTGCACATAAAAGACGGTTATTTTTCGACCACTCACTTGTCTACCGGACAACGCAAACGAATCGCTTTAATCAATACACTTTTAGAAGACAGACCTATAATTGTACTGGACGAGTGGGCTGCAGATCAGGATCCGCATTTCAGACATAAATTTTATACCGAAATTATTGCCACACTGGTTCGCGATGAAGATAAAACAATCATAGCCATCACACACGATGACAAATATTACAATACTGCAGATACTTTACTTAAAATGGAGTATGGTAAATTAGAAAAAACAAACATTTCTGAACTTGCCGAAATCTTTTAGAACAGTTTAAAATAACCTAATAATTTCCTTTTTGGCCCCGTACAGCTCTCTTTTTATTTTCCGGTAAAGAGAGAGGGGCCTTATATGCTTTGCAAAATGAAAAAATTAGGAACAGACCCACTAAACGTATAAAATCTATTATCTAAAGATATAATCTTGAAAAAAATGAAAAGAAACAAAACAATCAAAGTAGTGCTTTTTGTGTTATTGTCCCTAGTTTGGATATTTATCACAACCTTTAATTTGGGTCCATTTGGCTCCCTGGGAAAATTAACAACCTATAAAACAGGTCTGTTGTCTGTGCCTTTACAAAGTGATGGAATTCAAAAGATAAAAAGTGATCAAAAATTAGACATCTATGTAGACAATGTTGGAATTCCGCATATTTATGGAGCTACAAAAACAGCAGCGGCCTACGGACTGGGGTACATGCATGCAAAAGACAGGTATTTTCAGATGGAGATGATCTCAAGAATCGTACAGGGAAGATTATCAGAGTTTTTATGGGCCGGAACCTTAAAATCGGATAAATTCTGGAAACCGTATGAGTTTGAAAGAAAATCAGAAGAGATACTGGCGACTTATAAAAAAGAGAACCCGGAATTTTATGCTTATTTACAAGCTTATTCTGATGGTGTAAATGCCTATTTAAACAATAGTGAGAATACAGATCCTTTGTATAAAGCGTTAGGTACAGCGCCTAGAAAATGGAAAACCGAGTATTCATTACTATT
It encodes the following:
- a CDS encoding thioesterase II family protein, whose product is MYSIQKIQIFLLHFAGGSCYSFDFLKNYIQNSFEYHALELPGRGKRNLERHLHKKTDAIDDYVSQIKRLRNTNQPYIIYGHSMGATLGLSVAKKMEEQLDPPHILIVSGNPGPGASYNDKVRHSLGDSEFKEELRSLGGVPEEILEDEDLYNYFSPIMRADFEILEKNKLSEVGLVINTPIFAVMGDQEETAKDIQNWELYTSGKFDYQVLPGNHFFIHSQVKTLAKIISECAAYSAVCT
- a CDS encoding cyclic peptide export ABC transporter, translating into MKNNISEISDFKLIPLRPLIGYSLLAIVSGLSGFAFITIINKIISNSITSTETVSMQNYLYLFAGTIAVFFVSRRWLSEGIIRLSQKIYWDIRKDVIKLILKAPYRKLQEYKEEVYTTLATDVNHISNASLMIITFFSSIILILACLVYMAFLSLKLFAVSLAVIAVGVCIYTLRAKTSNRQIKEVRELEKVFIGIFNSILNGAKEININSDKGTQIYDQKVMKIATTGEEKYVTALLKYLNSEIISQLLFYSLITFILVFAGSVFQTPTAIKINFIFVLLYLMGPIVSVMSIIPVMNRALVSLKKMEKLKKELTELEKLKEVDDKEEYKDFSNLKIRNYAFSFGENQFSVGPINFDIKRNEIVFVYGGNGEGKTTFINTVLNLYDLDNGEAYIDGELVPLKELEKIKNLFAPVFSDFYLFDEFYGITNVDYDKINKYLKLFELEGKVHIKDGYFSTTHLSTGQRKRIALINTLLEDRPIIVLDEWAADQDPHFRHKFYTEIIATLVRDEDKTIIAITHDDKYYNTADTLLKMEYGKLEKTNISELAEIF